The following nucleotide sequence is from Streptomyces sp. NBC_00237.
AGTCCGCACGCAAGCCCGGACAGCGCATCGGGCACGAGTTCCTCGGCGTCGTCGAGGAGGCGGGGTCCGAGGTGCGGGCCTTCGCGGCGGGCGATTTGGTCGTCGCGCCCTTCGTGTGGTCCGACGGCACCTGCGACTACTGCGCGGAGGGCCTGATGACCTCCTGCCCCGAGGGCGGCTTCTGGGGCTCGGTCGGCTCCGACGGCGGCCAGGGCGAGGCGGTGCGCGTGCCCTTCGCCGACGCCACCCTCGTCGCACTGCCCGCCGCCGCGGCCTCCGACGAACGCCTGCTGACGGCCCTGCTGTCGCTCTCCGACGTGATGGGTACGGGCCACCACGCGGCGGTGGGGGCCGGTGTGCGGCCCGGTTCGACCGTCGCGGTGGTCGGGGACGGCGCGGTGGGCCTGTGCGGCGTACTGGCCGCCAAGCGGCTCGGCGCGGACCGGATCATCGCGATGGGCCGCCACACCTCCCGTACGGACATCGCCCGCACCTTCGGGGCGACGGACGTCGTCGCCGCACGGGGCGAGGAGGCGGTCGCCGCCGTACGCGAACTGACCGGCGGCCGGGGCGCGCACTCCGTCATCGAGGCCGTCGGCACCGAACAGTCCATGAGTACGGCGCTCTCGATCGCCCGCGACGGCGGATCGATCGGCTACGTGGGCGTCCCGCACGGCAGCGCCGCCGGGGTCGACCTGCACACGATGTTCGGCCGCAACATCGCGCTGCGCGGGGGAGTGGCCCCGGTCCGCGCGTACCTCCCGGAGCTCCTGCCCGACATCCTGAACGGCACCATCGACCCGTCCCCGGTCTTCGACCTGACGGTGTCCCTGGACGACGTCCCGACCGGCTACAAGGCGATGGACTCCCGCACGGCCCTGAAGGTCCTGATCAAGCCGTGACGCTCCGGGGGGTGCGGGGAGCATGCAGTCAGGGGCGCGGGACTGTGCTCGATCTGCGGCTCCGCCGCGCGGGCGCGGCCGGCCACGGCGAAACCCGCGGCCGGCAACGCACCATCAGCTCCCCGCACCCCCAACCCTCATCTAGCGCACAGCGCGCAGCGCGTCGATGATCCCGGCCCCGTAGAAGCCGTTGTCGTTCACGCCGCCCTTGCAGACCGCGTCGATGTCGCCGTCCTTGTCGATGTCGTACGGGTCACCGCACGCGGTGCTCTCCGCCTGCGACGTCAGCATCCGCTCCAGCTGGTTCGGCGTCGCGTTCGGGTGCGTCGACTTCAGCAGGGCGAGGACGCCCGAGACGTGCGGGGACGCCATCGAGGTGCCGTTCTTGTAGCCGTAGCCGCCGCCCGGCAGGGTGGAGAGGATCGCTCCGTTGACGGCCGGGCCCTCCGGCTCCTGGTACGCGGTGCGGTCGCCGCCCGGCGCCGCCACGTCCACGACGCCCTTGCCGTAGCTGGAGTACGACGACTTGAGGTTCTTCGCACCGGTCGCGGAGACCGTGATCACGTCGTCCAGCTGCATCGGGATGTCGAGGCACTTCTTGGGGTCGATGGTGCGCGGACCCGGGGTCGTGTCGTTCGGGCTGGAGGCGTCCTTGATCTCCTTGGCGTCCAGGTCGAAGTTCGAGTTGCCCGCCGAGGCGACCGAGATGGTGCCCTGCTTGCGCGCGAACCGGTGCGCCCGGTCGACGGCCTCCACGAGGGCGCCCTGGTCCGGGTCGTCCTTGCAGTTGAACATCCACGGGTCGGTGTAATAGCTGTTGTTCGTGATGTCCGCGCCGTTCTCGGCCGCGTACACGAAGGCGCAGACGATCGCCTCGGTGTAGAAGTAGCCGGTCGCGTCGGCGACCTTGATGCCGGAGACCCGCACGTTCGGCGCGACGCCCGTGACGCCGACACCGTTCTTCGCGGCGGCGATGGTGCCCGCCACGTGCGTGCCGTGGTCGGACTCGCCGGTCTTCGGACGCCAGGTGCCCGGCGTGGTGTCCGCCTTGCCGCCGACACAGTTCGCGGAACCCTGCGCGTCGAAGTTCGGCGCCAGGTCCGGGTGGGTGTCGTCGACGCCCGTGTCGATGACGGTGACGTTGACCCGCTTGCTGCCCAGGGTCTTCTGGTGTGCCTTGTCCGCACGGATCGCGGGCAGGGCCCACAGCAGCGGCTCCAGCGGGTCCTGCGCGCTGTCGGACTTCTTGGCCAGCGCGGCGGC
It contains:
- a CDS encoding zinc-dependent alcohol dehydrogenase family protein → MRATVIHAPHDIRVEEVPDPVVQRPTDVVVRVLRACICGSDLWAYKGESARKPGQRIGHEFLGVVEEAGSEVRAFAAGDLVVAPFVWSDGTCDYCAEGLMTSCPEGGFWGSVGSDGGQGEAVRVPFADATLVALPAAAASDERLLTALLSLSDVMGTGHHAAVGAGVRPGSTVAVVGDGAVGLCGVLAAKRLGADRIIAMGRHTSRTDIARTFGATDVVAARGEEAVAAVRELTGGRGAHSVIEAVGTEQSMSTALSIARDGGSIGYVGVPHGSAAGVDLHTMFGRNIALRGGVAPVRAYLPELLPDILNGTIDPSPVFDLTVSLDDVPTGYKAMDSRTALKVLIKP
- a CDS encoding S8 family serine peptidase codes for the protein MAHLRSRRSRVLALPVGLALTASLGVLPLATANAAPLEEIPAAAPAADGPKLSYVVNVEGGKSTAASVKKAIAKAGGTIVISYDKIGVIVVTSQNPEFGKQIRKVPGVGSAGATRTKPMEAAGTTDIGGTKVLTAAEAKQAAALAKKSDSAQDPLEPLLWALPAIRADKAHQKTLGSKRVNVTVIDTGVDDTHPDLAPNFDAQGSANCVGGKADTTPGTWRPKTGESDHGTHVAGTIAAAKNGVGVTGVAPNVRVSGIKVADATGYFYTEAIVCAFVYAAENGADITNNSYYTDPWMFNCKDDPDQGALVEAVDRAHRFARKQGTISVASAGNSNFDLDAKEIKDASSPNDTTPGPRTIDPKKCLDIPMQLDDVITVSATGAKNLKSSYSSYGKGVVDVAAPGGDRTAYQEPEGPAVNGAILSTLPGGGYGYKNGTSMASPHVSGVLALLKSTHPNATPNQLERMLTSQAESTACGDPYDIDKDGDIDAVCKGGVNDNGFYGAGIIDALRAVR